In Apis cerana isolate GH-2021 linkage group LG6, AcerK_1.0, whole genome shotgun sequence, the following are encoded in one genomic region:
- the LOC107999686 gene encoding AT-rich interactive domain-containing protein 2 isoform X3 gives MAKILNKDPVTYERERENFLKDLRHFHETRGTPFKKNPKINGKDIDLYLLYVVVTAHGGWIKVNTRNEWASLCEQFHLPNGCVNSGVGLKQIYLRYLDRYEKVHFLGEDGQQADDDDEDSRHRKWSARALHSVPLTYNHHQHNVAESLREYNGLSSDLYKPSNYDKLALSLLSPLPNEQDFAINVCTLLSNEGKHILRLDKYPRLVNILLAHAGVFDSPGTRQLFIEVYSRVRNYSINSFWSDVLDSQDVIDLTNERTFMKKPTTASPQTFSRRKILEREKQNKSAASTENGDEASTSMEVDGVMPDCSRLDPIGSHQDETLRDQNQNSIKFEEEDKDLFCVGRTLGTQDPYGQRVLQIASILRNLSFTPENAAVLGRNRCFLRFVLLCVRARWSNLHQLGFDILGNIANEIVLKEAGERITDVVLSCVAKGIESQDRFIVISCLEVLNKISQQDSNEEIVTFGLEDNVYELICRFLALNDIALLVYTLECLYALTSLGERPCTSVARVRGAIDTLVALVTVEAQSYGPKACILMRVIETVSTVAPPPNATQNTTPVTATAPAVTVSSSVPTTPATVTATPAPVSPAPSRPTTPAAITTKSTTHKAVETNNSLQQQHAHQQIIQENEQFALSWLRATFEPAQGIRIEQEELYKKYLGCCTKIGRRGVIAPLHFPRCVRSVFGGSVGPNPLKGETSGTQYYEGIRVRATSPQVTYPSQTAVGTNTAPIPAANATPVKVLPVQQRTIKSISPAPDSTALDNPASGPPRTPAPASPILKAQLSAPPKPPSSISNTATQSQNPVTKVDSKSQVSVSHPHLSQALLSSGSQTQSQQQVQQVQQQCQTVQVVAKEDNRSGTTSSSIIKSLLATKVAQRQQQQRLLQQQLTNISQPAATTTLTTILPKTPVNSKQKPTITPIPAKKIQRLNGAKFIMTNNCDKTEVNDNENVNQIPTSTTSSTMVLNSTENHISSNIKVCRPPATTITTANKAIQRSTCTSIAEDSDSTNNSLASSSGIGGSRDCSGVGIEEDNSLTSFEGILLNGAPSNMDIDAQEDSSKDSSSITSKEKPLQSMMLADLLERKVDKEPILNGVLGKNSINEKGMDLVENHIKKVLKESPTDIKIKTEVEEGNVIQTEVSEDTLIEAPRGIKRAASESDEVDVKKVKYSNGTMSPDPAVDSTTAESTVSSIKSEEQDDDKDSEKATVSSTAANLYAALAADCIEDEIDLDENVTVNVQEETTTTIKEEPHIFVNQINQQQSSQQQQSQPTPQQQPQQPPPQPQQSQPQMQQQPQPHPQQQPQQQLIVAAPRQIVVQQTIQSNNQVLIPTSAVKGRQAQPQPQVLLQQGAGGQLQYVVSGGVPGQNYVLAQPQTTLVQGQAQTVLVAQTTQQQGTGAKTIIILQSQAAAQPTQQKMVAVTPQGQQVVVTQVSRPILQSPALGNIPPPLVPTSGTIPQTSIIVNSSVAQTNPNTVTVTIPAMAQQTPVSTSVPSRVVTPTPASTPPPTRPTTPHQAAATHGLPTKQPAKVIKTVSSSTSTEPESKPSTSQNQPEKTITIKIDPNAYLCEWRGCLRQFKTPHEVYLHVCETHCPSGGEEILCLWASCDALKRRRFSLMTHLYDRHCNAETMSIRRKQLTVTGKTEVSTSTPPTPHHPGYAPNAAFHAIKRHALEFVNPKELMQRPTKPAAATSSSSSPRPGQNPPPEQDDNEGPVTKSIRLTAALILRNLVIYSTHGRRHLRAYEPHLAGVALSNVESSRTIAQVLYDMNDQSSSNHR, from the exons aatctcTCCGTGAATACAACGGCCTTTCGTCCGATCTTTATAAGCCATCCAACTACGATAAACTCGCGCTATCTCTTCTCTCGCCACTTCCCAACGAGCAAGACTTCGCCATCAATGTCTGCACGCTGCTATCGAACGAGGGCAAGCATATCCTACGCCTCGACAAATATCCCCGTCTCGTGAACATACTCTTGGCGCACGCGGGTGTCTTCGATTCACCTGGAACGCGGCAGCTCTTCATCGAGGTTTATTCCCGCGTGAGGAATTATTCCATCAACTCTTTCTGGTCGGACGTCCTCGACTCGCAGGACGTGATAGATCTTACGAATGAAAGGACGTTCATGAAGAAACCGACCACCGCCAGCCCCCAGACCTTCTCCAGGCGGAAAATATTGGAGAGGGAGAAACAGAACAAAAGCGCCGCGTCCACGGAGAACGGAGATGAGGCGTCAACGTCGATGGAAGTCGACGGG GTGATGCCAGACTGTTCGAGATTAGATCCGATTGGATCTCATCAAGATGAAACTTTAAGAGATCAAAATCAAAActcgataaaatttgaagaagaagataaagatTTGTTTTGTGTTGGGCGAACATTGGGAACGCAGGATCCTTATGGTCAACGTGTGCTACAAATAGCATCTATTTTACGGAATTTAAGTTTTACTCCAGAAAACGCTGCTGTATTAGGAAGGAATCGGTGTTTCTTGAGATTCGTATTACTCTGTGTAAGAGCGAGGTGGAGTAATCTGCATCAACTTGGTTTTGATATATTAGGGAACATAGCAAATGAAATAGTCTTAAAAGAAGCTGGTGAGAGGATAACAGATGTTGTATTGTCATGTGTGGCAAAGGGAATTGAATCCCAAGACAGGTTCATTGTTATTTCCTGCTTGGAGGTGCTTAATAAAATTAGCCAACAAGACAGCAATGAAGAAATCGTTACGTTTGGATTAGAAGATAATGTATATGAACTAATATGCAg aTTTTTAGCTCTGAACGACATAGCTCTTTTAGTATATACCTTGGAATGCTTGTACGCGTTGACTTCGTTAGGTGAAAGGCCATGTACTAGCGTCGCGCGGGTACGCGGAGCTATCGACACATTAGTTGCTCTTGTTACTGTAGAAGCGCAGAGTTATGGGCCGAAAGCTTGTATTTTGATGAGAGTTATCGAAACAGTGTCCACGGTAGCACCACCACCCAATGCTACTCAGAATACTACTCCTGTCACAGCTACTGCGCCAGCAGTAACGGTGTCCTCCTCTGTGCCAACAACTCCAGCTACAGTTACTGCAACGCCAGCTCCTGTAAGCCCAGCACCTTCGCGACCAACGACTCCAGCTGCAATTACAACAAAATCTACTACGCAca AAGCAGTTGAGACGAATAATTCGCTTCAGCAACAACATGCACATCAACAAATCATTCAAGAAAACGAGCAATTTGCTTTGAGTTGGTTAAGAGCTACTTTCGAACCAGCACAGGGAATCCGTATAGAGCAAGAAGAATTGTACAAGAAATATCTTGGTTGCTGCACAAAGATTGGTAGAAGAGGTGTTATTGCTCCACTTCATTTTCCTAGATGCGTTAg aTCTGTATTTGGTGGAAGCGTCGGACCAAATCCATTGAAAGGTGAAACAAGTGGTACTCAGTATTACGAAGGAATCCGAGTACGGGCCACATCTCCCCAAGTAACTTATCCGAGCCAAACTGCAGTTGGGACTAACACAGCTCCAATTCCAGCAGCCAACGCAACGCCAGTAAAGGTGCTTCCCGTACAACAGCGTACAATCAAGAGTATAAGTCCTGCTCCTGATAGCACGGCCCTAGACAATCCTGCATCTGGGCCTCCAAGAACCCCTGCCCCAGCATCGCCTATCCTTAAAGCCCAATTGTCTGCTCCACCAAAACCACCATCCAGTATCTCGAACACTGCAACTCAATCCCAAAATCCAGTCACCAAGGTTGATTCTAAAAGTCAG GTGTCAGTATCACATCCTCACCTGAGTCAAGCATTGCTGTCAAGTGGCTCCCAAACACAATCACAACAACAAGTACAACAAGTACAGCAACAATGTCAAACTGTCCAGGTAGTTGCAAAGGAAGATAATCGAAGTGGTACTACATCCAGTTCCATAATAAAAAGCCTTCTGGCTACTAAG gTTGCGCAACGCCAACAACAACAAAGGCTATTACAACAGCAATTAACTAATATATCGCAACCAGCTGCAACTACAACTTTAACTACAATACTCCCAAAGACACCTGTCAACTCAAAGCAAAAGCCAACTATCACACCCATTCCTGCCAAAAAAATACAAAGGCTCAATGGagctaaatttattatgactAATAATTGTGACAAG actgaagtaaatgataatgaaaatgtcAACCAAATACCAACTTCAACGACTTCTTCCACAATGGTTTTAAATTCAACCGAAAATCACATATCGTCAAACATTAAAGTATGTCGGCCTCCAGCAACAACTATAACTACAGCAAACAAAGCTATTCAACGTTCAACTTGTACATCAATAGCTGAGGATTCGGATTCGACTAATAATTCTTTGGCATCCAGTAGTGGTATTGGTGGTAGTAGGGACTGTTCTGGTGTCGGTATAGAAGAAGATAATTCTTTGACAAGTTTCGAAGGAATTCTGTTAAATGGTGCACCAAGTAATATGGATATCGATGCCCAAGAAGATTCATCAAAAGATTCATCTAGTATAACGTCTAAAGAGAAACCTCTGCAAAGTATGATGCTTGCAGATTTATTAGAACGGAAAGTTGACAAAGAGCCTATTTTGAATGGTGTTTtaggaaaaaattcgattaatgaAAAAGGAATGGACTTAGTAGAAAATCACATTAAGAAAGTATTAAAAGAATCTCCTACagacattaaaataaaaaccgaAGTAGAAGAAGGTAATGTTATACAGACAGAAGTTTCTGAAGATACTTTAATTGAAGCACCTAGAGGAATAAAACGAGCTGCCAGTGAGTCGGATGAAGTAGatgtaaaaaaagtaaaatattctaatggtACTATGTCACCTGATCCTGCTGTTGATTCGACCACTGCTGAATCCACTGTCTCGAGTATAAAATCTGAGGAACAGGATGATGATAAGGATAGTGAGAAAGCAACTGTATCTTCTACAGCCGCAAATCTTTACGCTGCTCTGGCTGCAGATTGTATAGAAGACGAAATTGACCTTGATGAAAATGTTACTGTTAATGTCCAGGAAGAAACTACTACTACGATAAAAGAAGAACCTCATATATTTGTCAATCAAATTAATCAACAACAATCATCTCAACAACAACAATCGCAACCGACACCACAGCAACAGCCACAGCAACCGCCGCCGCAACCGCAACAATCGCAACCTCAAATGCAACAGCAACCACAACCTCATCCTCAACAACAACCTCAACAACAACTTATTGTCGCAGCACCTAGGCAAATAGTAGTGCAACAAACAATACAATCGAATAATCAAGTTCTTATTCCAACTAGTGCAGTGAAAGGAAGGCAAGCGCAACCTCAACCACAAGTTTTATTGCAACAAGGAGCAGGAGGTCAATTACAGTATGTTGTTTCTGGTGGCGTCCCTGGTCAAAATTACGTTTTAGCTCAACCACAAACAACGCTGGTTCAAGGTCAAGCGCAAACTGTGTTAGTAGCTCAAACAACACAACAGCAGGGAACAGGTGCaaaaacgataattattttgcaatctCAAGCAGCTGCCCAACCAACTCAGCAAAAAATGGTGGCCGTAACTCCTCAGGGACAGCAGGTTGTCGTTACACAAGTTTCACGTCCTATCTTGCAGAGTCCAGCGCTCGGCAATATACCTCCACCTTTGGTTCCAACGTCTGGCACAATTCCACAAACTTCGATAATAGTGAACAGTTCTGTAGCACAAACAAATCCAAATACAGTGACCGTTACAATTCCCGCGATGGCTCAACAAACACCAGTGTCAACGAGTGTGCCATCAAGAGTGGTAACACCAACACCAGCCTCTACTCCACCGCCTACTAGACCCACTACACCTCATCAGGCAGCAGCAACGCATGGATTACCGACAAAACAACCTGCTAAAGTAATAAAGACTGTCAGTTCTTCAACCTCTACTGAACCAGAATCTAAGCCATCTACGAGCCAAAATCAACCAGAAAAaactattacaataaaaattgatcccAATGCATATTTATGTGAATGGCGAGGTTGTTTAAG GCAATTTAAAACACCACATGAAGTTTATCTTCATGTATGCGAAACACATTGTCCATCTGGTGGAGAGGAAATATTATGTCTTTGGGCAAGCTGTGATGCCTTGAAAAGACGAAGATTTTCATTGATGACACATTTGTATGATAGGCATTGTAATGCGGaa acAATGTCGATAAGAAGGAAACAATTAACGGTAACAGGTAAAACCGAAGTTTCTACATCGACACCGCCAACTCCTCATCACCCTGGATATGCACCGAATGCAGCATTCCATGCTATTAAACGGCACGCTTTGGAGTTTGTAAATCCAAAGGAGTTAATG CAAAGGCCGACCAAGCCCGCTGCAGCCACTTCAAGCTCTTCTTCTCCCAGACCTGGGCAAAATCCTCCACCAGAACAG gatGACAACGAAGGTCCTGTGACCAAAAGTATTCGCTTGACAGCAGCTCTTATTCTTAGAAACCTAGTCATATATTCAACACATGGCAGAAG aCATCTTAGAGCGTACGAACCACATTTGGCAGGAGTCGCATTAAGTAATGTTGAATCATCAAGAACAATCGCACAAGTTCTGTATGATATGAATGATCAAAGTAGCAGTAACCATAGGTGA
- the LOC107999686 gene encoding AT-rich interactive domain-containing protein 2 isoform X8 has protein sequence MNKENVNTRNEWASLCEQFHLPNGCVNSGVGLKQIYLRYLDRYEKVHFLGEDGQQADDDDEDSRHRKWSARALHSVPLTYNHHQHNVAESLREYNGLSSDLYKPSNYDKLALSLLSPLPNEQDFAINVCTLLSNEGKHILRLDKYPRLVNILLAHAGVFDSPGTRQLFIEVYSRVRNYSINSFWSDVLDSQDVIDLTNERTFMKKPTTASPQTFSRRKILEREKQNKSAASTENGDEASTSMEVDGVMPDCSRLDPIGSHQDETLRDQNQNSIKFEEEDKDLFCVGRTLGTQDPYGQRVLQIASILRNLSFTPENAAVLGRNRCFLRFVLLCVRARWSNLHQLGFDILGNIANEIVLKEAGERITDVVLSCVAKGIESQDRFIVISCLEVLNKISQQDSNEEIVTFGLEDNVYELICRFLALNDIALLVYTLECLYALTSLGERPCTSVARVRGAIDTLVALVTVEAQSYGPKACILMRVIETVSTVAPPPNATQNTTPVTATAPAVTVSSSVPTTPATVTATPAPVSPAPSRPTTPAAITTKSTTHKAVETNNSLQQQHAHQQIIQENEQFALSWLRATFEPAQGIRIEQEELYKKYLGCCTKIGRRGVIAPLHFPRCVRSVFGGSVGPNPLKGETSGTQYYEGIRVRATSPQVTYPSQTAVGTNTAPIPAANATPVKVSVSHPHLSQALLSSGSQTQSQQQVQQVQQQCQTVQVVAKEDNRSGTTSSSIIKSLLATKVTVSSDCMPSTAATCVSTPTACVTNTTASIASSISANQLITSNQVAQRQQQQRLLQQQLTNISQPAATTTLTTILPKTPVNSKQKPTITPIPAKKIQRLNGAKFIMTNNCDKTEVNDNENVNQIPTSTTSSTMVLNSTENHISSNIKVCRPPATTITTANKAIQRSTCTSIAEDSDSTNNSLASSSGIGGSRDCSGVGIEEDNSLTSFEGILLNGAPSNMDIDAQEDSSKDSSSITSKEKPLQSMMLADLLERKVDKEPILNGVLGKNSINEKGMDLVENHIKKVLKESPTDIKIKTEVEEGNVIQTEVSEDTLIEAPRGIKRAASESDEVDVKKVKYSNGTMSPDPAVDSTTAESTVSSIKSEEQDDDKDSEKATVSSTAANLYAALAADCIEDEIDLDENVTVNVQEETTTTIKEEPHIFVNQINQQQSSQQQQSQPTPQQQPQQPPPQPQQSQPQMQQQPQPHPQQQPQQQLIVAAPRQIVVQQTIQSNNQVLIPTSAVKGRQAQPQPQVLLQQGAGGQLQYVVSGGVPGQNYVLAQPQTTLVQGQAQTVLVAQTTQQQGTGAKTIIILQSQAAAQPTQQKMVAVTPQGQQVVVTQVSRPILQSPALGNIPPPLVPTSGTIPQTSIIVNSSVAQTNPNTVTVTIPAMAQQTPVSTSVPSRVVTPTPASTPPPTRPTTPHQAAATHGLPTKQPAKVIKTVSSSTSTEPESKPSTSQNQPEKTITIKIDPNAYLCEWRGCLRQFKTPHEVYLHVCETHCPSGGEEILCLWASCDALKRRRFSLMTHLYDRHCNAETMSIRRKQLTVTGKTEVSTSTPPTPHHPGYAPNAAFHAIKRHALEFVNPKELMQRPTKPAAATSSSSSPRPGQNPPPEQDDNEGPVTKSIRLTAALILRNLVIYSTHGRRHLRAYEPHLAGVALSNVESSRTIAQVLYDMNDQSSSNHR, from the exons aatctcTCCGTGAATACAACGGCCTTTCGTCCGATCTTTATAAGCCATCCAACTACGATAAACTCGCGCTATCTCTTCTCTCGCCACTTCCCAACGAGCAAGACTTCGCCATCAATGTCTGCACGCTGCTATCGAACGAGGGCAAGCATATCCTACGCCTCGACAAATATCCCCGTCTCGTGAACATACTCTTGGCGCACGCGGGTGTCTTCGATTCACCTGGAACGCGGCAGCTCTTCATCGAGGTTTATTCCCGCGTGAGGAATTATTCCATCAACTCTTTCTGGTCGGACGTCCTCGACTCGCAGGACGTGATAGATCTTACGAATGAAAGGACGTTCATGAAGAAACCGACCACCGCCAGCCCCCAGACCTTCTCCAGGCGGAAAATATTGGAGAGGGAGAAACAGAACAAAAGCGCCGCGTCCACGGAGAACGGAGATGAGGCGTCAACGTCGATGGAAGTCGACGGG GTGATGCCAGACTGTTCGAGATTAGATCCGATTGGATCTCATCAAGATGAAACTTTAAGAGATCAAAATCAAAActcgataaaatttgaagaagaagataaagatTTGTTTTGTGTTGGGCGAACATTGGGAACGCAGGATCCTTATGGTCAACGTGTGCTACAAATAGCATCTATTTTACGGAATTTAAGTTTTACTCCAGAAAACGCTGCTGTATTAGGAAGGAATCGGTGTTTCTTGAGATTCGTATTACTCTGTGTAAGAGCGAGGTGGAGTAATCTGCATCAACTTGGTTTTGATATATTAGGGAACATAGCAAATGAAATAGTCTTAAAAGAAGCTGGTGAGAGGATAACAGATGTTGTATTGTCATGTGTGGCAAAGGGAATTGAATCCCAAGACAGGTTCATTGTTATTTCCTGCTTGGAGGTGCTTAATAAAATTAGCCAACAAGACAGCAATGAAGAAATCGTTACGTTTGGATTAGAAGATAATGTATATGAACTAATATGCAg aTTTTTAGCTCTGAACGACATAGCTCTTTTAGTATATACCTTGGAATGCTTGTACGCGTTGACTTCGTTAGGTGAAAGGCCATGTACTAGCGTCGCGCGGGTACGCGGAGCTATCGACACATTAGTTGCTCTTGTTACTGTAGAAGCGCAGAGTTATGGGCCGAAAGCTTGTATTTTGATGAGAGTTATCGAAACAGTGTCCACGGTAGCACCACCACCCAATGCTACTCAGAATACTACTCCTGTCACAGCTACTGCGCCAGCAGTAACGGTGTCCTCCTCTGTGCCAACAACTCCAGCTACAGTTACTGCAACGCCAGCTCCTGTAAGCCCAGCACCTTCGCGACCAACGACTCCAGCTGCAATTACAACAAAATCTACTACGCAca AAGCAGTTGAGACGAATAATTCGCTTCAGCAACAACATGCACATCAACAAATCATTCAAGAAAACGAGCAATTTGCTTTGAGTTGGTTAAGAGCTACTTTCGAACCAGCACAGGGAATCCGTATAGAGCAAGAAGAATTGTACAAGAAATATCTTGGTTGCTGCACAAAGATTGGTAGAAGAGGTGTTATTGCTCCACTTCATTTTCCTAGATGCGTTAg aTCTGTATTTGGTGGAAGCGTCGGACCAAATCCATTGAAAGGTGAAACAAGTGGTACTCAGTATTACGAAGGAATCCGAGTACGGGCCACATCTCCCCAAGTAACTTATCCGAGCCAAACTGCAGTTGGGACTAACACAGCTCCAATTCCAGCAGCCAACGCAACGCCAGTAAAG GTGTCAGTATCACATCCTCACCTGAGTCAAGCATTGCTGTCAAGTGGCTCCCAAACACAATCACAACAACAAGTACAACAAGTACAGCAACAATGTCAAACTGTCCAGGTAGTTGCAAAGGAAGATAATCGAAGTGGTACTACATCCAGTTCCATAATAAAAAGCCTTCTGGCTACTAAGGTAACGGTTAGCAGCGACTGCATGCCCAGTACTGCTGCGACTTGTGTGTCTACCCCTACTGCCTGTGTAACAAACACTACTGCTAGCATCGCATCCAGCATCAGTGCCAACCAGCTAATAACCAGCAACCAG gTTGCGCAACGCCAACAACAACAAAGGCTATTACAACAGCAATTAACTAATATATCGCAACCAGCTGCAACTACAACTTTAACTACAATACTCCCAAAGACACCTGTCAACTCAAAGCAAAAGCCAACTATCACACCCATTCCTGCCAAAAAAATACAAAGGCTCAATGGagctaaatttattatgactAATAATTGTGACAAG actgaagtaaatgataatgaaaatgtcAACCAAATACCAACTTCAACGACTTCTTCCACAATGGTTTTAAATTCAACCGAAAATCACATATCGTCAAACATTAAAGTATGTCGGCCTCCAGCAACAACTATAACTACAGCAAACAAAGCTATTCAACGTTCAACTTGTACATCAATAGCTGAGGATTCGGATTCGACTAATAATTCTTTGGCATCCAGTAGTGGTATTGGTGGTAGTAGGGACTGTTCTGGTGTCGGTATAGAAGAAGATAATTCTTTGACAAGTTTCGAAGGAATTCTGTTAAATGGTGCACCAAGTAATATGGATATCGATGCCCAAGAAGATTCATCAAAAGATTCATCTAGTATAACGTCTAAAGAGAAACCTCTGCAAAGTATGATGCTTGCAGATTTATTAGAACGGAAAGTTGACAAAGAGCCTATTTTGAATGGTGTTTtaggaaaaaattcgattaatgaAAAAGGAATGGACTTAGTAGAAAATCACATTAAGAAAGTATTAAAAGAATCTCCTACagacattaaaataaaaaccgaAGTAGAAGAAGGTAATGTTATACAGACAGAAGTTTCTGAAGATACTTTAATTGAAGCACCTAGAGGAATAAAACGAGCTGCCAGTGAGTCGGATGAAGTAGatgtaaaaaaagtaaaatattctaatggtACTATGTCACCTGATCCTGCTGTTGATTCGACCACTGCTGAATCCACTGTCTCGAGTATAAAATCTGAGGAACAGGATGATGATAAGGATAGTGAGAAAGCAACTGTATCTTCTACAGCCGCAAATCTTTACGCTGCTCTGGCTGCAGATTGTATAGAAGACGAAATTGACCTTGATGAAAATGTTACTGTTAATGTCCAGGAAGAAACTACTACTACGATAAAAGAAGAACCTCATATATTTGTCAATCAAATTAATCAACAACAATCATCTCAACAACAACAATCGCAACCGACACCACAGCAACAGCCACAGCAACCGCCGCCGCAACCGCAACAATCGCAACCTCAAATGCAACAGCAACCACAACCTCATCCTCAACAACAACCTCAACAACAACTTATTGTCGCAGCACCTAGGCAAATAGTAGTGCAACAAACAATACAATCGAATAATCAAGTTCTTATTCCAACTAGTGCAGTGAAAGGAAGGCAAGCGCAACCTCAACCACAAGTTTTATTGCAACAAGGAGCAGGAGGTCAATTACAGTATGTTGTTTCTGGTGGCGTCCCTGGTCAAAATTACGTTTTAGCTCAACCACAAACAACGCTGGTTCAAGGTCAAGCGCAAACTGTGTTAGTAGCTCAAACAACACAACAGCAGGGAACAGGTGCaaaaacgataattattttgcaatctCAAGCAGCTGCCCAACCAACTCAGCAAAAAATGGTGGCCGTAACTCCTCAGGGACAGCAGGTTGTCGTTACACAAGTTTCACGTCCTATCTTGCAGAGTCCAGCGCTCGGCAATATACCTCCACCTTTGGTTCCAACGTCTGGCACAATTCCACAAACTTCGATAATAGTGAACAGTTCTGTAGCACAAACAAATCCAAATACAGTGACCGTTACAATTCCCGCGATGGCTCAACAAACACCAGTGTCAACGAGTGTGCCATCAAGAGTGGTAACACCAACACCAGCCTCTACTCCACCGCCTACTAGACCCACTACACCTCATCAGGCAGCAGCAACGCATGGATTACCGACAAAACAACCTGCTAAAGTAATAAAGACTGTCAGTTCTTCAACCTCTACTGAACCAGAATCTAAGCCATCTACGAGCCAAAATCAACCAGAAAAaactattacaataaaaattgatcccAATGCATATTTATGTGAATGGCGAGGTTGTTTAAG GCAATTTAAAACACCACATGAAGTTTATCTTCATGTATGCGAAACACATTGTCCATCTGGTGGAGAGGAAATATTATGTCTTTGGGCAAGCTGTGATGCCTTGAAAAGACGAAGATTTTCATTGATGACACATTTGTATGATAGGCATTGTAATGCGGaa acAATGTCGATAAGAAGGAAACAATTAACGGTAACAGGTAAAACCGAAGTTTCTACATCGACACCGCCAACTCCTCATCACCCTGGATATGCACCGAATGCAGCATTCCATGCTATTAAACGGCACGCTTTGGAGTTTGTAAATCCAAAGGAGTTAATG CAAAGGCCGACCAAGCCCGCTGCAGCCACTTCAAGCTCTTCTTCTCCCAGACCTGGGCAAAATCCTCCACCAGAACAG gatGACAACGAAGGTCCTGTGACCAAAAGTATTCGCTTGACAGCAGCTCTTATTCTTAGAAACCTAGTCATATATTCAACACATGGCAGAAG aCATCTTAGAGCGTACGAACCACATTTGGCAGGAGTCGCATTAAGTAATGTTGAATCATCAAGAACAATCGCACAAGTTCTGTATGATATGAATGATCAAAGTAGCAGTAACCATAGGTGA